TTCTATACCGCGGGCGAATTGGCGCGGATCGTCGAGCGTTCGGCCCACCTGCTTGGCGCGCAAATCGAATCCGAAGGCGCGCTGGAGATCGCGCGGCGTTCGCGCGGCACGCCACGGATCGCGAACCGGCTGCTGCGTCGCGTGCGAGACTATGCCGAGGTCAAGTCCGACGGCCGCATCACGGCGACGACGGCCGATGCGGCGCTGGCGATGCTTGATGTTGACCCGGTCGGCTTCGATTTGATGGATCGCAAGCTGCTAGAGGCGATCCTGCACAAGTTCGATGGTGGCCCGGTGGGCCTGGATAACCTGGCCGCCGCGATCGGCGAGGAGCGCGACACAATCGAGGACGTCATCGAGCCTTATCTGATCCAGCAGGGCTATCTACAACGCACGCCGCGCGGACGCGTCGCGACGCTGCTCGCCTATCGCCACTTCGGCCTTGCGGCGCCGGATGCGGGACCGATTCGCGACCTGTGGAACACCAGCGGCGAATAGCCGATCTGCCGGTGCGCCTCTGCGGGCTGGCCGACGACGTACTGAACCGACTGCGCCGGCGCGTGGCGGCCGGCGTCACTTAGCTCACGAGCGACAAAGACCCCGCGCTCGACTATTCGTGGCCGCCGGGCAATCCGGGGCTGTTCGGCATTCGGGCTGTTCGGCCCGCATGCAGTGTGCTGGGCAGTCAGTGCATGCCGACACTTCGCGTCGCTGATGATCGGCAGCATTAGCGCATTGTTGCTACAGCCATGGCATCCGCTGGCGCTCGCCGGCGTGTTCAATTACGCCAGTCATACGGCCGGCACACGCAGCCAGAAAGTCACCGGACCATCGTTGATCAGCGATACCTGCATCGCGGCGCCGAATTCACCGGTCTGGACGATGGGATGCTGCTGCCGCGCACGGGCGACGAAATAGTCGTACAACCGCCTGCCTTCGTCCGGTGGTGCAGCGGGGGTGAAGCTGGGGCGCAAACCGCTATGCGTATCAGCTGCCAGCGTAAACTGCGACACGATCAACAGACCGCCCGCGCCGCCGGCCCCGTCGATGTTGCGCACGGACAGGTTCATCCGGCCCTGTGTATCGCTGAATACGCGATAACCAAGCAGCTTGTTGAGCAGTTTGTCCGCCGTGGCCTCGCAGTCGCCGCGTTCCGCGCAGACCAGCGCGAGCAGCCCGGGGCCGATCGCGCCAATCACCTGCGCATCGACTTGCACGCTGGCGCGCGCGACTCGCTGGATCAATGCGATCAATGCAAGTCCTCGCTATGGTTTGGCTGTCGTCGGGTGGCCCGCTGCACTAAGCGCGCAGTGTCACGCGCGCAAAGCGCCGCTTGCCGACCTGCACGACATACACGCCTGCGTCGAGCTTCAACCCCTTGTCGGTGATCGTCGTGCCGTCGATCTTCACGCCGGACTGTTCGATGTTGCGCCATGCCTCGCTGGTGGACGGCACCAGGCCAGCTTGCTTGAGCAATTGCCCGATCGGCAGCGGCGCGCCACTCAACGCAATCTCCGGAATATCGTCAGGCACCCCACCCCTCGCACGATGATTGAAATCCTCCAGCGCGCGCTGTGCATCGGCCTGCGAATGGAAACGAGCAACGATTTCCTGCGCGAGCAGCACCTTCAACTCGCGCGGGTTGCGGCCAGCCTGCACCTGCCGCTTGAAGTCTGCAATCTCCTCGAGGCTGCGAAACGAGAGCAACTCAAAGTAACGCCACATCAGCGTGTCCGAGATGCTCATCAGCTTGCCGAACATGTCGGACGGCTTCTCGCTGATGCCGACATAGTTGTTCTTGGACTTGGACATCTTATCGACGCCATCCAGCCCTTCGAGCAGCGGCATTGTCAGAATGCACTGCGGCTCCTGGCCATACTGCTTCTGCAACTCACGGCCCACCAACAGATTGAACTTCTGATCGGTGCCACCCAACTCGAGATCCGATTGCAGCGCCACCGAGTCATACCCCTGCATCAGAGGATACAGGAACTCATGGATCGATATTGGCACGCCGCCCTGGAACCGTTTGGTGAAGTCGTCGCGCTCGAGCATCCGCGCCACGGTGTAGCGCGACGCAAGCTTGATCATGCCGTCAGCGCCCAGCGGCATTGACCATTCGCTGTTGTAGCGGATCTCGGTCTTTTCACGATCGAGCACCAGTGCGGCCTGCTCGAAATAAGTCTTTGCATTGGCCTCGATTTGCTCGCGGGTGAGTGGCGGGCGTGTCTGGTTGCGTCCGGACGGATCGCCGATCAACG
This sequence is a window from Mycetohabitans rhizoxinica HKI 454. Protein-coding genes within it:
- the tyrS gene encoding tyrosine--tRNA ligase, translated to MSTESSVAVPSLPITDEVRAALAIARRGCDELLIEDEFAQKLARSAQTGKPLRIKLGLDPTAPDIHIGHTVVLNKMRQLQDLGHTVIFLIGDFTSLIGDPSGRNQTRPPLTREQIEANAKTYFEQAALVLDREKTEIRYNSEWSMPLGADGMIKLASRYTVARMLERDDFTKRFQGGVPISIHEFLYPLMQGYDSVALQSDLELGGTDQKFNLLVGRELQKQYGQEPQCILTMPLLEGLDGVDKMSKSKNNYVGISEKPSDMFGKLMSISDTLMWRYFELLSFRSLEEIADFKRQVQAGRNPRELKVLLAQEIVARFHSQADAQRALEDFNHRARGGVPDDIPEIALSGAPLPIGQLLKQAGLVPSTSEAWRNIEQSGVKIDGTTITDKGLKLDAGVYVVQVGKRRFARVTLRA
- the dtd gene encoding D-aminoacyl-tRNA deacylase; translated protein: MIALIQRVARASVQVDAQVIGAIGPGLLALVCAERGDCEATADKLLNKLLGYRVFSDTQGRMNLSVRNIDGAGGAGGLLIVSQFTLAADTHSGLRPSFTPAAPPDEGRRLYDYFVARARQQHPIVQTGEFGAAMQVSLINDGPVTFWLRVPAV